One genomic region from Spirulina subsalsa PCC 9445 encodes:
- a CDS encoding CBS domain-containing protein codes for MDIILCHQTVDFDALGAAVGLTRLRVGAKLVLTGGAHPGVKNFLALYRDELLLIEQRSVTPQRLKRIMVVDTQQRDRLGKSAAWLDLPHLEAIEVYDHHWDSHSDIPATLRQVENVGATTTLIVEKLQSAGVSLASPEATVMALGIHVDTGSLTFDQTTARDVRALAWLMEQGADLQGIRDYIDPGLTPRLQKLLSAALEGLERVKVQGYTLTWVCLDTEGFVPGLSSIAERLMDLTESDALFFGVQYQRSAESGSRLTVIGRSRIPNTTILPLFQAVGGGGHAQATSATLKNVNASDTLQEFVNQLIDQLPHPLIARDIMSSPVRTIRPQITIAEAQRILLRYGHSGLSVVDEQDQLVGIICRRDLDLALHHGFQHAPVKGYMSQTDTLKTITPETTVPEIESLMVTYDVGRLPVIDQGHLVGIVTRTDVLRVRQGENWGMGEMGNTSGNGKRHRWASCLIPKPQALIPGAIWQFLEQVSQEAEQRGWHLYLVGGAVRDLIMQQDAQKARGTTPEGVRGASITPSPIPPLVPPFQKGARGDNSNPPAFLQDIDLVVDGFHRTAQTGAGVELAKAVQKHYPQARLEVHGAFQTAALLWHKDPTFGSLAVDIATARTEFYPYPAANPEVEASSIRQDLYRRDFTINALAIRLTSPREGELLDFFGGLLDLRSHTLRVLHANSFIEDPTRIYRAVRLAVRLGFHLEAQTEQYIRYAITSGVYDRSRSQQNPAPALTTRLKAELRYILEAPYWKPALELLNDLGALRCLHPTLELNPRLWWQIRLFDRGLERFDPQHHLDHWQLRLELLLAELPPSEGWKVAQSLELSADGVKRLKLLPDARQRLVKVLGLSGDIPPSEIVQTLRDYSLPLLALLAVKSPRPVRRQIWHYLIDLSHRRAPLTGHDLKQLGYKPGPLYREILERLLSATLDGVISDRPQAEAFLTQYFPLPQTKQ; via the coding sequence ATGGACATCATTCTCTGTCACCAAACCGTTGATTTTGATGCGTTGGGCGCGGCTGTGGGCTTGACGCGGTTAAGGGTGGGGGCGAAGTTGGTGTTAACAGGGGGCGCTCATCCGGGGGTGAAAAATTTTCTGGCGTTGTATCGGGATGAGTTGTTGTTAATTGAACAGCGCAGTGTTACCCCCCAACGACTGAAACGGATTATGGTGGTGGATACCCAACAGCGCGATCGCCTAGGGAAAAGCGCCGCCTGGTTAGATTTGCCCCATCTCGAAGCCATCGAGGTCTATGATCACCATTGGGACAGCCACAGTGACATCCCCGCCACCCTGCGACAGGTGGAGAATGTGGGGGCGACGACGACGTTAATTGTGGAGAAACTCCAAAGCGCGGGGGTGTCTCTCGCCTCCCCAGAAGCTACGGTGATGGCGTTGGGAATTCATGTAGACACCGGATCCCTCACCTTTGATCAAACTACAGCGCGGGATGTGCGGGCGTTGGCTTGGCTGATGGAGCAAGGCGCGGATTTACAGGGCATTCGGGACTATATCGACCCCGGACTCACCCCCCGCCTACAAAAGCTGCTCTCGGCCGCGCTAGAGGGCTTAGAACGAGTGAAAGTACAGGGCTATACCCTGACTTGGGTTTGTTTAGATACAGAGGGCTTTGTTCCGGGCTTATCCAGTATTGCGGAACGGTTAATGGATTTAACGGAATCCGATGCCCTGTTTTTTGGCGTGCAGTATCAACGGAGTGCGGAAAGTGGGAGTCGTTTAACGGTGATTGGGCGATCGCGCATTCCCAACACAACCATCCTCCCCCTCTTCCAGGCCGTCGGTGGGGGCGGCCATGCCCAGGCCACCTCAGCCACGCTGAAAAATGTAAACGCCAGCGACACTTTACAGGAATTTGTTAACCAACTCATTGATCAACTGCCCCACCCCCTGATAGCACGGGATATTATGTCCTCCCCTGTGCGTACCATTCGCCCCCAGATCACCATCGCCGAAGCCCAACGGATTTTACTGCGTTATGGTCATTCGGGCTTATCGGTGGTGGATGAACAGGATCAGTTAGTGGGCATTATTTGCCGTCGGGATTTAGATTTAGCCCTCCATCATGGCTTCCAACACGCCCCCGTTAAGGGCTATATGAGCCAAACCGACACCCTGAAAACCATCACCCCAGAAACCACCGTGCCGGAAATTGAGTCCCTGATGGTGACCTATGATGTGGGGCGCTTACCTGTGATTGACCAAGGGCATTTAGTGGGGATTGTGACGAGGACAGATGTCCTGAGAGTGCGTCAAGGGGAAAACTGGGGCATGGGGGAAATGGGCAACACTTCGGGGAATGGGAAGCGGCACCGTTGGGCGAGTTGTTTAATCCCCAAACCTCAAGCGCTAATTCCGGGGGCGATTTGGCAGTTTTTAGAACAAGTGAGCCAAGAAGCCGAACAACGGGGCTGGCATTTGTATTTAGTGGGGGGTGCTGTGCGGGATTTAATCATGCAGCAAGATGCCCAAAAAGCGAGAGGAACAACACCCGAGGGCGTTAGGGGCGCAAGCATTACGCCCTCTCCTATCCCCCCTCTTGTCCCCCCCTTCCAAAAGGGGGCTAGGGGGGATAACTCCAACCCCCCCGCCTTCCTCCAAGACATCGACCTAGTAGTGGATGGCTTCCACCGCACCGCCCAAACCGGAGCCGGGGTAGAACTGGCCAAAGCGGTACAAAAACACTACCCCCAAGCCCGCCTAGAAGTGCATGGGGCTTTCCAAACGGCCGCCTTGTTGTGGCATAAAGATCCCACCTTTGGCTCCTTAGCGGTGGATATTGCCACAGCGCGGACAGAATTTTATCCCTACCCGGCCGCCAATCCCGAAGTCGAGGCCAGTTCAATCCGTCAAGACTTGTACCGCCGGGATTTTACCATCAACGCCCTCGCCATTCGCCTCACCTCACCCAGAGAGGGGGAACTGTTAGACTTTTTTGGCGGGTTGTTAGATTTGCGATCGCACACCTTGCGCGTCCTCCATGCCAACAGCTTCATCGAAGATCCCACCCGCATCTACCGCGCCGTGCGGCTTGCCGTGCGTCTAGGCTTTCACCTTGAAGCCCAAACAGAACAATATATCCGCTATGCCATCACAAGCGGCGTATATGATCGTTCTCGTTCCCAACAAAATCCCGCCCCCGCCCTGACGACCCGCCTCAAGGCTGAATTAAGATATATATTAGAAGCCCCCTACTGGAAACCCGCCCTAGAACTACTCAATGATCTCGGAGCCTTGCGCTGTCTCCATCCCACCCTAGAACTCAACCCTCGCCTCTGGTGGCAAATCCGCCTGTTTGACCGAGGTTTAGAACGCTTTGACCCCCAACACCACCTAGACCATTGGCAACTGCGTTTAGAACTCCTGCTGGCAGAGTTACCCCCCTCAGAAGGCTGGAAAGTCGCCCAAAGTTTGGAACTCTCCGCCGATGGTGTCAAACGGTTGAAACTCTTACCAGACGCTCGTCAAAGGTTGGTTAAAGTGTTGGGGCTGTCTGGGGATATCCCCCCCAGTGAGATTGTCCAGACCTTGCGGGATTATTCACTCCCCCTGTTAGCCCTTTTAGCCGTGAAAAGCCCCCGACCCGTGCGGCGGCAGATCTGGCACTATCTAATAGATTTATCCCACCGTCGCGCCCCTCTCACGGGTCATGATTTAAAACAATTGGGTTATAAACCGGGGCCATTGTACCGAGAAATCCTAGAACGGCTTCTTTCTGCTACCTTAGATGGAGTAATTAGCGATCGCCCTCAAGCCGAGGCATTCCTAACCCAATATTTCCCCCTACCCCAAACCAAACAGTAA